From the genome of Acidobacteriota bacterium, one region includes:
- the grpE gene encoding nucleotide exchange factor GrpE, with the protein MTEKNDACLEPPDRDEASAAKTADEEATSEKKDRRGGSGSSRALKEKLARAEEEIERLTDELKDLNDRHLRRLAEIENLRKRHDKERVEYTRFALSDFVFELLGVLDNFERALETAKSEDDGSSFREGVEMIYRMTHQILAKKGVRPVVISDGRFDPEFHHAMSMEESDQVEEPVVGEELQKGYLLHDRLLRPALVKVLVPRKG; encoded by the coding sequence ATGACGGAAAAAAATGACGCATGTCTTGAGCCTCCGGATCGGGATGAAGCCTCCGCTGCAAAAACGGCGGACGAGGAGGCAACGTCGGAAAAAAAAGATCGGCGCGGCGGCTCCGGATCGTCTCGCGCCTTGAAGGAAAAACTGGCCCGGGCCGAGGAAGAGATTGAGCGCTTGACGGACGAGTTGAAGGATTTGAATGATCGGCATCTGCGCCGTTTGGCGGAAATCGAAAACCTCCGGAAACGCCACGACAAGGAAAGAGTCGAATACACCCGGTTCGCCCTCAGCGATTTCGTTTTCGAACTTCTCGGCGTTCTGGACAATTTTGAACGCGCCCTGGAAACCGCGAAGTCGGAAGACGACGGATCGAGCTTCAGGGAGGGAGTGGAGATGATCTACCGGATGACTCATCAAATCCTGGCCAAAAAGGGGGTCCGTCCCGTTGTCATTTCCGACGGCCGGTTCGACCCTGAATTCCATCATGCGATGAGTATGGAGGAATCCGATCAGGTGGAGGAGCCCGTCGTCGGGGAGGAGCTTCAAAAAGGCTATCTTCTGCACGACAGGCTTCTTCGTCCCGCTCTGGTCAAGGTTCTGGTTCCCAGGAAGGGCTGA
- the hrcA gene encoding heat-inducible transcriptional repressor HrcA yields MQFKDKDRSVLSLIVEDYIENGKPVSSGRIFRKNRLKGSPATIRNIMVRLEKDGFLHQPHASSGRIPTDKGLKFYVDNLLAGIQPPSDDAVFLRNKASESNGHLGSLLDDVSRILAEHSDNVGFVISPHIARVVFRHLRFIKLAENKVMAVLVTPSHMVLTETVEARHPFTQTELDRASLHINRNYSGRSLHHVREVLLRELPRTKAKYENVLDKLIALIRACTLTQDEEHRIHIQGASRLLAKADIFEMDKLQSIFQSIEEKACLTKLLSDFISLDRVKVLIGSEINFPNVPDCSLVLSHYGYDDQVLGSLGIIGPKRIPYERIIPLVDSMAKGLSRALASTSGDVVL; encoded by the coding sequence ATGCAGTTCAAAGATAAGGACAGGTCCGTTCTCAGCCTCATTGTCGAGGACTATATCGAGAACGGAAAACCGGTCAGTTCCGGACGGATTTTTCGGAAAAACCGCTTGAAAGGGAGTCCGGCCACAATCCGCAATATCATGGTCCGTCTGGAAAAAGACGGTTTTCTTCATCAACCCCACGCCTCATCCGGCCGCATCCCGACGGATAAGGGATTGAAATTCTATGTCGACAATCTGCTGGCCGGAATTCAGCCGCCGTCCGACGATGCGGTGTTTCTCAGAAACAAAGCCTCCGAATCCAACGGCCATCTGGGATCCCTTCTTGATGATGTGTCCCGGATCCTGGCCGAACACTCCGACAATGTCGGCTTTGTGATTTCTCCCCATATCGCCCGGGTCGTCTTCCGCCATCTGCGCTTCATCAAACTCGCCGAAAACAAGGTCATGGCCGTTCTCGTCACGCCGTCCCATATGGTGCTGACGGAAACCGTTGAAGCCCGCCATCCCTTCACCCAGACGGAACTGGACCGGGCCTCTCTCCACATCAATCGGAATTATTCCGGCCGCAGCCTTCATCATGTTCGGGAGGTGCTTCTCCGGGAACTGCCCCGAACCAAGGCGAAATACGAGAACGTTCTCGACAAGCTGATTGCTCTCATCCGGGCCTGCACCCTGACTCAGGATGAGGAACACCGCATCCATATCCAGGGGGCATCCCGGCTTCTCGCCAAGGCCGACATCTTCGAAATGGACAAGCTGCAATCCATCTTTCAGAGTATCGAAGAGAAAGCCTGCCTGACCAAACTTCTCTCCGATTTCATCAGTTTGGACCGGGTCAAGGTTCTGATCGGATCGGAAATCAATTTTCCCAATGTGCCGGATTGTTCTCTGGTGCTTTCCCACTACGGCTATGACGACCAGGTTCTCGGTTCCCTGGGCATCATCGGACCGAAACGAATTCCCTATGAACGGATCATTCCTCTTGTGGATTCCATGGCCAAAGGCCTGAGTCGGGCCCTCGCTTCAACTTCGGGAGATGTGGTGTTATGA
- the amrB gene encoding AmmeMemoRadiSam system protein B produces MTRRRPYVAGAFYPGEAVRLRATVKSLIDRRVARERAVAAVVPHAGYIYSGGVAGAVYSSVEIPDTVVLLGPAHNRIASGAALYDEGTWTTPFGDCPIEARLAGRILRLASCARSDPSAHAREHSLEVQLPFLQYLNPEVSIVPICLSHTATLEDIEEIGHAVIRAVEECGEEALIVASTDMSHYVPKSEAEILDRKAIACILRLDARDLLETVRREAITMCGAPPAASAVFAARKAGATSGELIRYTTSADQSGDESEVVGYAGIRIK; encoded by the coding sequence ATGACGAGACGCCGCCCCTATGTTGCGGGGGCCTTTTACCCGGGGGAGGCCGTCCGTCTCCGGGCCACCGTTAAGAGCCTGATCGATCGCCGGGTGGCGCGGGAAAGAGCCGTTGCCGCGGTGGTTCCCCACGCGGGATACATCTATTCGGGAGGCGTCGCCGGCGCCGTATATTCTTCGGTGGAAATACCGGACACCGTGGTGCTTCTGGGCCCGGCCCACAACCGCATCGCTTCAGGAGCCGCCCTTTATGATGAGGGAACATGGACGACGCCCTTCGGCGATTGCCCGATCGAGGCCCGTTTGGCCGGCCGGATCCTCCGACTGGCTTCCTGCGCCCGGAGTGATCCCTCCGCTCATGCCCGGGAACATTCGCTGGAGGTCCAGCTCCCTTTTCTTCAATATCTGAATCCGGAAGTCTCCATCGTTCCGATATGTCTGTCCCACACGGCGACCCTTGAAGATATCGAGGAAATCGGCCATGCGGTCATCCGGGCCGTCGAGGAATGCGGAGAAGAGGCGCTCATTGTGGCCAGTACCGACATGAGCCATTACGTTCCGAAATCCGAGGCCGAGATCCTGGACCGAAAGGCCATCGCCTGCATTCTGCGGCTTGATGCCCGGGATCTTTTGGAGACGGTTCGACGGGAGGCCATCACCATGTGCGGGGCTCCGCCGGCTGCGTCGGCCGTTTTTGCGGCCCGCAAAGCCGGCGCAACCTCCGGCGAATTGATCCGATACACCACCTCGGCCGATCAATCCGGCGACGAGTCCGAAGTCGTCGGATATGCCGGAATAAGAATAAAATAA